One Thermofilum pendens Hrk 5 DNA segment encodes these proteins:
- a CDS encoding MFS transporter, which translates to MLSELNTNLKLLAALYVIFSLANGLLAVVMPPYLLHLGFTGAEAGLLLAVMNLAMIAGMVPFSYVADLKGRKPLAIAAFALALPAGLALYSANKAAVFAAYLLNGLANSMAVVSLNPLVADSAGRREVMEKAFTALQVLSLVSSSAGMLVAAAYPSLGAADRVSAYRSMILYAYLGLLAGLVPLLGVREEYRPGPRNGLRLSFSKVSLELALLAALTGLGAGIGVWNSGYYFSKKFGVEAFELGIRGVAENALLAAATLLAPLASRRLGTLGAVVAFQLASVPLLAATALSPSFVYAAAFFTARSMLMNAANPLLSALQMSLVEEGERARLSMLLTLAFQLPGSIGSAIGGYLMDVQIDLPIYLTSAVYAVQTALLYTLLKPHLAQSKAS; encoded by the coding sequence ATGTTGAGCGAGCTTAACACCAACCTAAAGCTCCTCGCCGCGTTGTATGTGATCTTCTCGCTGGCTAACGGGCTACTAGCGGTAGTCATGCCCCCCTACCTCCTTCACCTAGGCTTTACGGGCGCGGAGGCAGGGCTACTACTGGCCGTGATGAACCTAGCGATGATCGCCGGCATGGTACCATTCTCCTACGTGGCGGACCTCAAGGGGAGAAAGCCCCTGGCTATCGCCGCCTTCGCTCTCGCTCTTCCCGCAGGCCTCGCGTTGTACTCCGCGAACAAGGCGGCAGTATTCGCCGCCTACCTGCTCAACGGCCTCGCGAACTCCATGGCCGTCGTCTCCCTCAACCCCCTCGTCGCCGACTCGGCCGGTAGGCGTGAAGTAATGGAGAAAGCTTTCACCGCCCTCCAGGTTCTCTCGCTCGTGTCGTCGTCAGCGGGGATGCTCGTAGCCGCGGCTTACCCGTCGCTCGGCGCCGCGGACAGAGTCTCCGCGTACAGGTCCATGATCCTCTACGCATACCTCGGGCTCCTAGCCGGGCTAGTCCCCCTCCTCGGGGTGCGGGAAGAGTACAGGCCCGGGCCCAGGAATGGGTTAAGACTATCGTTCTCGAAGGTATCCCTGGAACTCGCCCTGCTCGCCGCCCTGACGGGCCTCGGCGCCGGGATCGGCGTCTGGAACTCGGGCTACTACTTCTCGAAGAAGTTCGGCGTCGAAGCCTTCGAGCTGGGCATCCGAGGAGTAGCGGAGAACGCCCTGCTCGCCGCCGCGACCCTCCTCGCCCCCCTCGCTTCGAGGAGGCTCGGCACCCTCGGCGCAGTCGTAGCTTTCCAGCTGGCCAGCGTGCCCCTACTCGCGGCAACGGCCCTCTCGCCCAGCTTCGTCTACGCCGCCGCCTTCTTCACGGCGCGTAGCATGCTGATGAACGCCGCCAACCCCCTGCTCTCAGCCCTCCAGATGAGTCTCGTCGAAGAGGGGGAGAGGGCGAGGCTAAGCATGCTACTCACGCTGGCGTTCCAGCTCCCGGGTAGCATCGGCTCAGCCATCGGCGGCTACCTCATGGACGTGCAGATAGACCTCCCGATCTACCTCACCTCCGCTGTGTACGCCGTCCAGACAGCCCTGCTGTACACCCTCCTGAAACCGCACCTCGCGCAGAGCAAGGCTTCCTGA
- a CDS encoding ABC transporter substrate-binding protein: protein MPVPKLGKKAVAVAVVALVAVVAAYVALAPKPPKYKNVIVIGTTDSVQTTLDPCEAYDYLGVNIIQNMGEGLFGYEPGTAKIVNKLAVSYTISPDRKVWEIKIRRDAKFQDGTPLTAQAVVWSWERTIKLNQDPAFLIADLIEKAEAVSDDTIRVYLKQPFEETYVKSLLATWVAFPVNPKTTPMEVVKPPNTVDMIGPYKLASWKPGEYIELVANPNYYGEKPKTERIIIRFYKDAQSLRLAVENGEVDVAFRTLSPADVKDIIAKGQLQVVSGPGIAPIRYLVFNVKKEPFNDKRVRQAIAYLIDRNQIVNTVFMGTFAQPLYSMVPIGFIGHKDSFKERYGDKPNVEAARQLLRQAGFSESNPLKMELWFTPVRYTPAEPDIAAIIKQNLEASGMIKVELKSADWATYRSLFKQEKIAVWLLGWFPDFLDSDNYVRPFYHSGANGWLHVNYKNPVVDELIDKQVLQPTEERIKTLAQIQDIVADDAPIIPLWQEGQFAVAQKNVKGIVLDYSQIFRYYLIYAEVQG from the coding sequence ATGCCGGTACCCAAACTAGGTAAAAAGGCTGTAGCGGTAGCGGTCGTCGCTCTGGTAGCGGTCGTCGCCGCCTACGTCGCGCTGGCGCCCAAGCCTCCGAAGTACAAGAACGTGATAGTGATAGGTACCACGGACTCCGTGCAGACAACGCTCGACCCGTGCGAGGCCTACGACTACCTCGGCGTAAACATAATCCAGAACATGGGTGAAGGTCTCTTCGGCTACGAGCCCGGCACAGCCAAGATAGTGAACAAGCTCGCCGTGAGCTATACGATCAGCCCGGACAGGAAGGTCTGGGAGATAAAGATCAGGAGGGACGCGAAGTTCCAGGACGGAACCCCCCTCACCGCGCAAGCCGTGGTCTGGTCCTGGGAGAGGACGATAAAGCTGAACCAGGACCCAGCTTTCCTGATAGCCGACCTCATAGAGAAGGCAGAGGCGGTGTCCGACGACACTATACGCGTGTACCTGAAACAACCCTTCGAGGAGACCTACGTGAAGTCGCTGCTAGCTACGTGGGTAGCCTTCCCCGTGAACCCGAAAACCACGCCGATGGAGGTGGTCAAGCCTCCCAACACCGTGGACATGATAGGGCCGTACAAGCTCGCGAGCTGGAAGCCCGGCGAGTACATCGAGCTCGTAGCGAACCCGAACTACTACGGCGAGAAGCCTAAAACCGAGAGGATTATAATCCGCTTCTACAAGGACGCCCAGTCCCTCAGGCTGGCCGTGGAGAACGGGGAGGTGGACGTCGCGTTCAGGACGCTCTCGCCTGCGGACGTTAAGGACATAATCGCCAAGGGCCAGCTCCAGGTCGTAAGCGGGCCGGGCATAGCCCCCATAAGGTACCTCGTCTTCAACGTGAAGAAGGAGCCCTTCAACGACAAGAGGGTGAGGCAGGCCATAGCCTACCTGATAGACAGGAACCAGATAGTGAACACCGTGTTCATGGGGACATTCGCCCAGCCGCTCTACAGCATGGTCCCCATAGGCTTCATAGGCCACAAGGACAGCTTCAAGGAGAGGTACGGCGACAAGCCTAACGTCGAGGCGGCGAGGCAGCTGTTAAGGCAGGCGGGCTTCAGCGAGTCCAACCCGCTCAAAATGGAGCTCTGGTTCACGCCGGTGAGGTACACGCCTGCCGAGCCGGACATAGCCGCCATAATAAAGCAGAACCTCGAGGCCAGCGGGATGATAAAGGTAGAGCTGAAGAGCGCCGACTGGGCTACGTACAGGTCTCTCTTCAAGCAGGAGAAGATAGCCGTCTGGCTGCTCGGGTGGTTCCCGGACTTCCTCGACTCGGACAACTACGTGAGGCCTTTCTACCACTCCGGGGCTAACGGCTGGCTTCACGTGAACTACAAGAACCCCGTCGTGGACGAGCTGATAGACAAGCAGGTCTTGCAGCCGACGGAGGAGAGGATTAAGACCCTCGCGCAGATACAGGACATAGTCGCCGACGATGCGCCGATAATCCCGCTCTGGCAGGAGGGTCAGTTCGCTGTCGCACAGAAGAACGTGAAGGGGATAGTGCTGGACTACTCCCAGATATTCAGGTACTACCTCATATACGCCGAAGTGCAGGGCTAG
- a CDS encoding ABC transporter permease, which produces MGLKEYVLYRVLLTPVMLFVLLSFVFILMRVLPGDPITMLEGKNIPEEVLARRRAELGLDKPLYVQYFDYLYSLFVKRDLGETALERIPVAYLVASRLPATIELTVAATLIAAALGIALGLLSARYQYTGVQYFARFYSSVVYSVPVFYLGLLLQAYLAKPLGFPTTGRLSPVNMVAVDSLPVRTGFVFIDSLAAGRLDILLDYLAHISLPALTLGVYLSGVFSRVTYLSVEDAMSQDYTQAARGRGIREWTVVKRYGLRNALIPILTMTGLQVAALLGGAVLTETTFNWEGVGLLVYEGILKRDYAIVQGAVTIYAVLVTLTSLVVDVLYAYVDPRVRYE; this is translated from the coding sequence ATGGGCCTAAAAGAATATGTTCTTTACAGGGTATTGTTGACCCCCGTGATGCTCTTCGTCCTTCTCTCCTTCGTTTTCATACTCATGAGGGTCCTCCCCGGAGACCCGATAACGATGCTGGAGGGGAAGAACATCCCGGAGGAGGTGCTCGCCAGACGCAGGGCCGAGCTGGGTCTCGACAAGCCGCTGTACGTGCAGTACTTCGACTACCTCTACTCCCTCTTCGTCAAGCGCGACCTCGGCGAAACGGCCCTTGAGAGGATACCGGTGGCCTACCTCGTAGCCTCGCGGTTGCCGGCGACCATAGAGCTAACGGTGGCGGCCACGCTGATCGCCGCGGCTCTGGGCATCGCCCTGGGCCTCCTCTCGGCGAGGTACCAGTACACCGGGGTACAGTACTTCGCGAGGTTCTACTCCTCGGTGGTCTACTCGGTCCCGGTGTTCTACCTCGGCCTACTCCTCCAGGCCTACCTCGCGAAGCCCCTCGGCTTCCCGACGACGGGGCGCCTGAGCCCGGTCAACATGGTCGCTGTCGACAGCCTACCGGTGAGGACGGGCTTCGTGTTCATCGACTCCTTAGCGGCCGGCAGGCTGGACATACTCCTGGACTACCTGGCGCACATAAGCCTGCCAGCCCTCACCCTCGGGGTGTACCTCTCGGGGGTCTTCTCGCGCGTAACGTACCTCTCGGTCGAAGACGCTATGTCCCAGGACTACACCCAGGCGGCGAGGGGCAGGGGGATCAGGGAGTGGACGGTCGTCAAGAGGTACGGCCTGAGGAACGCCCTCATCCCGATACTGACGATGACGGGGCTACAGGTAGCCGCCCTCCTCGGGGGCGCCGTCCTCACCGAGACGACGTTCAACTGGGAGGGGGTGGGGCTCCTGGTGTACGAGGGGATACTCAAGCGGGACTACGCGATCGTGCAGGGAGCGGTCACCATATACGCCGTCCTCGTCACCCTGACGAGCCTAGTCGTGGACGTACTGTACGCCTACGTAGACCCCAGGGTGAGGTACGAGTGA
- a CDS encoding ABC transporter permease, which yields MRRPKTFGEWCILAGAVLTSLVALLAVLGEALAPGNATESYLVVDGKVYEVPPLLPPLSEVRLGSRTVVFLMGTDQLGRDVFSRLLAGARFVLAVAFLSTAVSALVGVLLGLLSGYVGGLLDRALSLVMDSLYSLPGLIVAIALAALLGTGVVNMSMAIAVAYIPSYFRMVRGQVLSLKSAPFVEAARVAGAGPLDVALRQIMPNTFPAIASLLPITFADAIITEAGLSFLGLGIEPPTPDWGFDLNKGRQFFLAGYWWIGVFPGLAIVVTVLGFLLLGEGLNEMLNPKRWQA from the coding sequence GTGAGGCGCCCGAAAACCTTCGGGGAGTGGTGCATCCTCGCGGGGGCAGTTCTCACGTCGCTCGTGGCTCTCCTCGCGGTCCTAGGGGAGGCCCTCGCCCCGGGCAACGCGACCGAGAGCTACCTCGTCGTAGACGGGAAGGTCTACGAGGTTCCCCCGCTCCTCCCGCCCCTCTCGGAGGTCAGGCTTGGCTCCAGGACGGTGGTCTTCCTCATGGGGACGGATCAGCTGGGCAGGGACGTCTTCAGCAGGCTCCTCGCGGGCGCGAGGTTCGTGCTGGCGGTCGCCTTCCTCAGCACGGCGGTCTCCGCGCTCGTCGGCGTGCTCCTGGGCCTCCTCTCCGGCTACGTGGGCGGGTTGCTGGACCGGGCCCTCTCGCTCGTCATGGACAGCCTCTACTCGCTACCCGGCCTTATAGTCGCCATCGCGCTGGCGGCCCTCCTCGGGACGGGGGTTGTGAACATGTCGATGGCGATAGCGGTAGCCTACATCCCGTCGTACTTCCGCATGGTGAGGGGGCAGGTTCTCTCCCTCAAGTCGGCCCCCTTCGTAGAGGCGGCGAGGGTCGCCGGGGCGGGCCCCCTCGACGTGGCCTTGAGGCAGATAATGCCGAACACCTTCCCAGCCATAGCCTCCCTGCTCCCCATAACCTTCGCGGACGCGATCATAACGGAGGCTGGGCTCTCGTTCCTCGGGCTGGGCATAGAGCCTCCCACGCCGGACTGGGGCTTCGACCTCAACAAGGGCAGGCAGTTCTTCCTGGCGGGCTACTGGTGGATAGGCGTGTTCCCGGGCCTCGCGATAGTCGTCACGGTGCTCGGCTTCCTCCTCCTCGGCGAGGGGCTAAACGAGATGCTTAACCCGAAGAGGTGGCAGGCATGA
- a CDS encoding ABC transporter ATP-binding protein — MSLLEVRDLVVKYATRQGEVEALGGVTLSVNPGEVLGVVGESGSGKSTLGLAILRLLPRYARVERGQVLYNGADLLKLGEEELRRIRGREISIVFQDPYSSLNPVMRIGDHFVELFEEHGYGYSREEALRRAGDILERMGVPRERLSDYPHQLSGGQRQRVAIGLALALNPKLVVADEITTALDALVEAQIMDLLREVKKEYDTSILFITHNMGLVAELADRVAVMYAGKLVELGSTGEVVGDPLHPYTKALLAAVPSIGGSREVKPIPGDPPDMRNPPRGCRFHPRCPFATEKCRAEEPVPRDRGGRIVACHYA; from the coding sequence ATGAGCCTCCTCGAAGTCAGGGACCTCGTCGTGAAGTACGCTACGAGGCAGGGCGAGGTCGAGGCGCTCGGCGGGGTAACGCTCTCCGTGAACCCGGGGGAGGTGCTGGGCGTGGTCGGCGAGAGCGGGTCCGGGAAGAGCACGCTGGGGCTAGCGATCCTGAGGCTACTGCCCAGGTACGCCAGGGTCGAGAGGGGGCAAGTGCTCTACAACGGCGCCGACCTCCTGAAGCTGGGGGAGGAGGAGCTCAGGAGGATAAGGGGGAGGGAGATCTCGATAGTGTTCCAGGACCCCTACTCCTCCCTTAACCCCGTGATGCGGATAGGGGACCACTTCGTGGAGCTATTCGAGGAGCACGGCTACGGGTACTCCAGGGAGGAGGCCCTGCGCAGGGCGGGGGACATCCTCGAGAGGATGGGCGTCCCGAGGGAGAGGCTCTCCGACTACCCCCACCAGCTGAGCGGGGGGCAGAGGCAGAGAGTAGCGATAGGGCTCGCACTGGCGCTGAACCCCAAGCTGGTAGTAGCGGACGAGATAACGACCGCGCTGGACGCCCTCGTGGAGGCCCAGATAATGGACCTACTGAGGGAGGTCAAGAAGGAGTACGACACGTCCATACTCTTCATAACGCACAACATGGGGCTAGTCGCCGAGCTTGCCGACAGGGTGGCGGTCATGTACGCCGGGAAGCTCGTCGAGCTGGGAAGCACGGGCGAGGTCGTGGGGGACCCCCTCCACCCGTACACAAAGGCTTTGCTGGCGGCTGTGCCGAGCATAGGCGGATCGAGGGAGGTTAAGCCGATACCCGGGGACCCTCCCGACATGAGGAACCCCCCGAGGGGCTGCAGGTTCCACCCGAGGTGCCCCTTCGCGACCGAGAAGTGTAGAGCAGAGGAACCGGTTCCAAGGGATAGGGGTGGTAGGATTGTCGCATGCCACTACGCGTGA